Proteins from a single region of Gemmatirosa kalamazoonensis:
- the araA gene encoding L-arabinose isomerase, protein MIDLQHYEVWLATGSQHLYGPETLERVAEHARAVAAALDAAPAIPVRVVHKPVLKSPDEIHRLVLEANAAPGCVGIVAWMHTFSPAKMWIGGLRALQKPLAHLHTQFNRDLPWADIDMDFMNLNQSAHGDREFGFIGARMRLDRKVIVGHWEAPDVQASLGAWTRAACAWHDAQGARFARFGDNMREVAVTEGDKVAAQLRLGYSVNGFGVGDLARYVTDVADADIDAAVAQYDEQYAVASSLRRGGDRHDALRDGARLELGLRRFLEAGGFKGFTTTFEDLHGLAQLPGLGPQRLMAEGYGFAAEGDWKTAALVRAMKVMSAGLTGGTSFMEDYTYHLHPDGQKVLGAHMLEICPSIATSKPSLEVHPLSIGGKADPVRLVFDAKTGPAVNASVVEMGDRYRMIVNVVDVVPTDEPLPKLPVARALWRPRPDLATSAAAWIYAGGAHHTGLSLDLTTEHLADFAEMAGMELLVIDEDTTVREFKKELRWNDVYYRLAR, encoded by the coding sequence ATGATCGATCTGCAGCACTACGAAGTGTGGCTCGCGACCGGAAGCCAGCACCTCTACGGCCCCGAGACGCTGGAGCGCGTGGCCGAGCACGCACGCGCGGTCGCCGCGGCGCTCGACGCCGCGCCGGCGATTCCCGTGCGCGTCGTGCACAAGCCGGTGCTGAAGTCGCCCGACGAGATCCACCGTCTGGTGCTGGAGGCGAACGCGGCTCCGGGCTGCGTGGGCATCGTCGCGTGGATGCACACGTTCTCGCCGGCGAAGATGTGGATCGGCGGTCTTCGCGCGCTCCAGAAGCCGCTCGCCCACCTGCACACGCAGTTCAATCGCGACCTGCCGTGGGCCGACATCGACATGGACTTCATGAACCTGAACCAGTCGGCGCACGGCGACCGCGAGTTCGGGTTCATCGGCGCGCGCATGCGGCTCGATCGCAAGGTGATCGTCGGGCACTGGGAGGCGCCGGACGTGCAGGCGTCGCTCGGCGCGTGGACGCGCGCGGCATGCGCGTGGCACGACGCGCAGGGCGCGCGGTTCGCGCGGTTCGGCGACAACATGCGCGAGGTCGCCGTCACCGAGGGCGACAAGGTCGCGGCCCAGCTCCGACTCGGCTACTCCGTGAACGGCTTCGGTGTGGGCGACCTCGCGCGGTACGTGACCGACGTCGCGGACGCGGACATCGACGCGGCGGTCGCGCAGTACGACGAGCAGTACGCGGTCGCGTCGTCGCTGCGCCGCGGCGGCGACCGGCACGACGCGCTGCGCGACGGCGCGCGCCTCGAGCTCGGCCTGCGCCGGTTCCTCGAGGCCGGGGGCTTCAAGGGCTTCACGACCACGTTCGAGGATCTGCACGGCCTCGCGCAGCTGCCCGGCCTCGGGCCGCAGCGGCTGATGGCCGAGGGCTACGGCTTCGCTGCGGAGGGCGACTGGAAGACCGCGGCGCTCGTGCGCGCGATGAAGGTCATGAGCGCCGGCCTCACGGGCGGCACGTCGTTCATGGAGGACTACACGTACCACCTCCATCCCGACGGCCAGAAGGTGCTTGGCGCGCACATGCTCGAGATCTGTCCGTCGATCGCCACGTCGAAGCCGTCGCTCGAGGTCCATCCGCTGTCCATCGGCGGCAAGGCGGATCCCGTGCGTCTCGTGTTCGACGCGAAGACGGGGCCCGCGGTGAACGCGTCCGTCGTCGAGATGGGCGACCGGTATCGCATGATCGTCAACGTGGTCGACGTCGTACCGACCGACGAGCCGCTGCCGAAGCTGCCCGTCGCGCGCGCGCTCTGGCGCCCGCGTCCGGACCTCGCCACGTCCGCCGCGGCGTGGATCTACGCCGGCGGCGCGCACCACACCGGGCTCAGCCTCGATCTCACGACCGAGCATCTCGCCGACTTCGCCGAGATGGCGGGAATGGAGCTGCTCGTGATCGACGAGGACACCACCGTGCGCGAGTTCAAGAAGGAGCTGCGGTGGAACGACGTGTACTACCGTCTGGCGCGCTGA
- a CDS encoding alpha-N-arabinofuranosidase, with protein MRARLLALLACLGAAVAAHAQTPTQLVLNADQGRDTISRHIYGQFAEHLGRLIYDGVWTRRDSTQPWRMRDDVVQALKRIQVPNIRWPGGCFADTYHWRDGIGPREQRPSIVNTNWGGVTEDNGIGTHEYLALAKALGAEPYLVGNLGSGTVQEMHDWWEYVNHPGHSPMADLRRKNGQDAPFEVRFWGMGNESWGCGGNMRPEYYADELKRYASFLPGYGRVRPFRIAVGPSDADYNWTEVVMRDAGRMIDGIDMHHYTLAGSWANKGSATQFDEGQWFRSMRGAMATDEMVTRHSAIMDRYDPRKRVALIVGEWGTWHDPEPGSHPGFLYQQNTMRDAVVAAASLDIFNRHADRVRGANIAQMVNVLQAMILTQGSQMLLTPTYHVFEFYTVHHDALLLPIAVTSREWYKLGTDSVPAVSASASRDRNGVMHVTMSNLDPSHAHTVTLDVRGARVSGVSGRILTAPTMNAYNTFEHPDAVKPAPFTGAQVADGRLTVALPAHAVVVLELK; from the coding sequence ATGCGCGCACGCCTCCTCGCACTGCTCGCGTGCCTCGGCGCAGCGGTCGCCGCTCACGCCCAGACGCCCACGCAGCTCGTGCTGAACGCGGACCAGGGACGCGACACGATCAGCCGGCACATCTACGGCCAGTTCGCTGAGCACCTCGGCCGCCTGATCTACGACGGCGTCTGGACGCGGCGCGACAGCACGCAGCCGTGGCGCATGCGCGACGACGTGGTGCAGGCGCTGAAGCGCATCCAGGTGCCGAACATCCGCTGGCCGGGCGGCTGCTTCGCCGACACGTACCACTGGCGCGACGGCATCGGGCCGCGCGAGCAGCGGCCGAGCATCGTCAACACGAACTGGGGCGGCGTCACCGAGGACAACGGCATCGGCACGCACGAGTACCTGGCGCTCGCGAAAGCGTTAGGCGCCGAGCCGTATCTCGTCGGCAACCTCGGGAGCGGGACCGTGCAGGAGATGCACGACTGGTGGGAGTACGTGAACCATCCCGGCCACAGCCCGATGGCCGACCTGCGGCGGAAGAACGGCCAGGACGCGCCGTTCGAGGTGCGCTTCTGGGGCATGGGTAACGAGAGCTGGGGCTGCGGCGGCAACATGCGCCCGGAGTACTACGCCGATGAGCTGAAGCGCTACGCGAGCTTCCTCCCCGGCTACGGCCGCGTGCGCCCGTTCCGCATCGCCGTCGGTCCGTCGGACGCCGACTACAACTGGACCGAGGTCGTGATGCGCGACGCCGGTCGCATGATCGACGGCATCGACATGCACCACTACACGCTCGCCGGCTCGTGGGCGAACAAGGGCTCGGCGACGCAGTTCGACGAGGGCCAGTGGTTCCGGTCGATGCGCGGCGCGATGGCGACCGACGAGATGGTCACGCGGCACTCGGCCATCATGGACCGCTACGATCCGCGCAAGCGCGTCGCGCTCATCGTCGGCGAGTGGGGCACCTGGCACGACCCGGAGCCGGGGAGCCACCCGGGCTTCCTGTACCAGCAGAACACCATGCGCGACGCGGTCGTCGCCGCGGCGTCGCTCGACATCTTCAACCGGCACGCCGACCGCGTGCGCGGGGCGAACATCGCGCAGATGGTGAACGTGCTGCAGGCGATGATCCTCACGCAGGGCAGCCAGATGCTGCTCACGCCGACGTACCACGTGTTCGAGTTCTACACCGTGCACCACGACGCGCTGCTGCTGCCGATCGCGGTCACGAGCCGCGAGTGGTACAAGCTCGGCACCGACTCGGTGCCCGCGGTGAGCGCGTCGGCGTCGCGCGACCGGAACGGCGTGATGCACGTGACGATGAGCAACCTCGACCCGAGCCACGCGCACACCGTGACGCTCGACGTGCGCGGCGCGCGGGTGAGCGGCGTGAGTGGACGCATCCTCACCGCGCCCACGATGAACGCCTACAACACGTTCGAGCACCCCGACGCCGTGAAGCCGGCCCCGTTCACCGGCGCCCAGGTGGCCGACGGCCGGCTCACGGTCGCGCTGCCCGCGCACGCGGTGGTCGTGCTCGAGCTGAAGTGA